From Solanum stenotomum isolate F172 chromosome 2, ASM1918654v1, whole genome shotgun sequence:
GAAGATATTCAAACAGAAATTTAGTGTTAGAGATGATGAAAAGCTATTGAAGGTTTTTCAATGCAATTTATCAACTACAGCTGGGCCAATAGCAGGCCTTCTCTTCATCTCTACTGATAAGATTGCTTTCTGCAGTAAGAGATCAATAAAGCTCTCATCTCCAACCGGGAAGTCACTTAGAATTCGATATAAGGTATCGATCCCAATAAGTAAGATCAATAAAGCAAAAGAGTGTGAAAATATGGAGAAGCCATCACAGAAGTATGTACAGTTAGTTACAGAGGACGATTATGAGTTCTGGTTTATGGGGTTCTTTAATAATCAAAAAACTCTAAGATATCTGCAGCAGGcaatttcaactttcaagaacTTCAATCAGCTAAGaagataactttttttttatttattttgtttcctaaTACACCCATTCATCAATGTAAAATGTTGATGCAAAAAACAAATTTGCAGATCTGTTCAAACTTGTAACTAGCTCCATTGCTTAAAGGaggttttagattttttaggCTTTAAGCCTTAGTTG
This genomic window contains:
- the LOC125856772 gene encoding putative GEM-like protein 8, whose protein sequence is MKDLISENVVGVPMSSAVCSFERQPKRLLSLSSCQDHIPSATSKILSKLKQLSLSPKLTETVKGKLSLGAKILQVGGLEKIFKQKFSVRDDEKLLKVFQCNLSTTAGPIAGLLFISTDKIAFCSKRSIKLSSPTGKSLRIRYKVSIPISKINKAKECENMEKPSQKYVQLVTEDDYEFWFMGFFNNQKTLRYLQQAISTFKNFNQLRR